Proteins encoded within one genomic window of Armatimonadota bacterium:
- a CDS encoding DUF86 domain-containing protein — MMRTSRCSNLSRWRCARESSRRAGCSLCGTRTRSTRSPGVPSRPSRTSVTSTRCTWTRCSMLDRERILGRLDDLEQYLRELRQVAPDSVEEYRHVATRRACERLLQIAVEAVVDVCAMLVAGLRLGLPSEEDDLFEKLHATGVLPAGLKERLRRMKAFRNILVHEYARVDDRRVFEVLQTGPGDFEEFRQEVLRTLRQDAPGS, encoded by the coding sequence ATGATGCGGACATCCAGGTGTTCCAATCTCTCCCGTTGGCGATGCGCTCGCGAATCCTCAAGGAGGGCAGGGTGCTCTTTGTGCGGGACGAGGACGCGCTCTACGCGCTCGCCCGGCGTACCATCGCGGCCTTCGAGGACTTCCGTCACATCCACAAGATGTACCTGGACGCGGTGCTCCATGCTGGATCGTGAGCGCATCCTCGGGCGCCTGGACGACCTGGAACAGTATCTGCGCGAGCTCCGGCAGGTCGCGCCGGATAGCGTCGAGGAGTACCGGCATGTGGCGACGCGCCGGGCCTGTGAGCGCCTCCTTCAGATCGCCGTCGAAGCAGTCGTGGATGTTTGCGCTATGCTGGTGGCCGGCCTCCGGCTTGGGCTGCCAAGCGAGGAGGACGACCTCTTCGAGAAGCTCCACGCGACCGGGGTACTGCCGGCAGGACTCAAGGAGCGGCTGCGCCGCATGAAGGCCTTCCGCAACATCCTTGTACACGAGTATGCGCGCGTGGACGACCGTAGGGTATTTGAAGTCTTGCAGACAGGCCCGGGGGACTTCGAGGAGTTCAGGCAAGAGGTCCTGCGCACGCTCAGGCAGGACGCGCCGGGCAGCTAA
- a CDS encoding transcriptional repressor encodes MADPKRTRNTHKRQRILRAIQAAGCHLTAGEIRRRVGRDGLAIGLATVYRALAAFARAGLVESVSLGGRATRYGLAAEHHDHVVCLECGRWQPLRRCPAPRAPRDAAPGFRVTGHRLEFFGYCGECR; translated from the coding sequence ATGGCAGACCCAAAGCGGACGCGCAATACCCATAAGCGACAGCGCATCCTGCGGGCGATCCAGGCCGCGGGATGCCACCTGACCGCGGGAGAGATCCGCCGGCGCGTCGGCCGAGACGGACTGGCGATCGGGCTCGCCACGGTTTATCGGGCGCTCGCAGCATTCGCGCGCGCGGGCCTGGTGGAGTCCGTGTCCCTCGGCGGCAGAGCGACCCGCTACGGCCTGGCGGCCGAGCACCACGACCACGTGGTCTGCCTTGAGTGCGGGCGGTGGCAGCCGCTGAGGCGCTGCCCGGCCCCGCGCGCACCCAGGGACGCTGCTCCTGGATTTCGGGTAACCGGGCATCGGCTGGAGTTCTTCGGCTACTGCGGGGAGTGCAGATGA
- the nadE gene encoding NAD(+) synthase — MPQRSPREVSERLIAWLRERAGEAGTLGAVVGISGGVDSAVVAALCLRAFPETTLGVIIPCHSDPRDIEDAEGVCAALGLPHTTVVLDAAFDALTAALRDAGQPADHRMALANLRPRLRMSALYYFANRLNRLVVGTGNRSEAYVGYFTKYGDGGVDVQPIGGLVKSEVRELAAYLGVPQAIVDRTPSAGLWPGQTDEGEMGLTYAALDAYLLTGTAPPAIRTRIERMHAASEHKRRPPPIP, encoded by the coding sequence ATGCCGCAGAGGTCTCCACGAGAGGTTTCAGAGCGCCTGATCGCCTGGCTGCGCGAGCGGGCGGGCGAGGCCGGAACGCTGGGCGCGGTGGTAGGCATCTCAGGAGGCGTAGACTCCGCGGTCGTTGCCGCGCTCTGCCTGCGCGCGTTCCCGGAAACAACGCTGGGCGTCATAATCCCCTGCCACAGCGACCCGCGCGACATAGAAGATGCCGAAGGGGTCTGCGCGGCGCTGGGCCTGCCGCACACCACGGTCGTACTCGATGCGGCCTTTGATGCGCTGACCGCGGCGCTGCGGGATGCGGGGCAGCCCGCGGACCACCGCATGGCGCTGGCCAACCTGCGACCCCGGCTGCGGATGAGCGCGCTCTACTACTTCGCCAATCGTCTCAACCGGCTGGTGGTCGGCACCGGCAACCGCAGCGAGGCCTACGTCGGCTACTTCACCAAGTACGGTGACGGCGGCGTGGACGTGCAGCCCATCGGTGGGCTTGTGAAGTCCGAGGTGCGCGAGCTGGCCGCCTACCTGGGGGTTCCGCAGGCGATCGTGGACCGCACGCCGAGCGCCGGCCTGTGGCCCGGCCAGACCGACGAAGGCGAGATGGGGCTTACCTACGCAGCCCTCGACGCGTACCTCCTCACCGGGACGGCACCGCCTGCGATACGGACGCGCATCGAGCGCATGCACGCCGCGAGCGAGCACAAGCGGCGCCCGCCACCGATCCCCTGA
- a CDS encoding nucleotidyltransferase domain-containing protein, producing MTDGAVDRIVLEARADPSVLAVVLFGSAARGQAEVGSDLDVCLVLDPARGADSLERRLHYLSRHDADIQVFQSLPLAMRSRILKEGRVLFVRDEDALYALARRTIAAFEDFRHIHKMYLDAVLHAGS from the coding sequence ATGACGGACGGAGCAGTTGACAGGATCGTCCTGGAGGCCAGGGCAGACCCCTCGGTGCTGGCCGTCGTGCTGTTCGGAAGCGCTGCGCGCGGTCAGGCAGAAGTGGGATCGGATCTAGATGTGTGCCTGGTCCTCGACCCCGCCCGCGGTGCCGATTCACTGGAGCGCCGCCTGCACTACCTGAGCCGGCATGATGCGGACATCCAGGTGTTCCAATCTCTCCCGTTGGCGATGCGCTCGCGAATCCTCAAGGAGGGCAGGGTGCTCTTTGTGCGGGACGAGGACGCGCTCTACGCGCTCGCCCGGCGTACCATCGCGGCCTTCGAGGACTTCCGTCACATCCACAAGATGTACCTGGACGCGGTGCTCCATGCTGGATCGTGA
- a CDS encoding capsule assembly Wzi family protein, whose amino-acid sequence MMVAPRNRRRAVLAAGMSAALLGALLPVHPAASHPLEIVPAQHWTYQTLYRLASWGVAPLWAASTRPQTRMELAKMVAWGLERLAMERGAAAPRTSRPRFVLEDLEALVLEFADELALLGYRITDPPMAPSAKALTGWGVRLARATVARIESGEPHWMERAEGSSLRLQVQGTLGFGPTLAAGADILKGLTWGDDPTAGVRRAYLSAESMGLLGQAGRDYLWWGPGWRGAFLLSDNTGPLDFVRASITWDRLRYTKIVAS is encoded by the coding sequence GTGATGGTCGCGCCGCGCAACCGGCGGCGCGCGGTGCTCGCGGCCGGCATGTCAGCAGCGCTCCTAGGAGCGCTGCTCCCGGTACACCCGGCCGCCTCGCACCCCCTGGAGATCGTTCCCGCGCAGCACTGGACCTACCAGACCCTCTACCGCCTGGCCTCCTGGGGCGTGGCGCCGCTGTGGGCGGCCTCAACCCGCCCCCAGACCCGAATGGAGCTGGCCAAGATGGTGGCCTGGGGCCTGGAGCGCCTTGCCATGGAGCGGGGCGCGGCAGCGCCCAGAACATCCCGCCCCCGCTTTGTGCTGGAAGATCTCGAAGCACTGGTGCTCGAGTTCGCCGACGAGCTCGCGCTGCTCGGCTACCGGATCACCGATCCCCCAATGGCGCCCTCCGCGAAGGCGCTCACCGGTTGGGGTGTGCGCCTGGCCCGCGCCACGGTCGCCCGGATCGAGTCGGGCGAGCCCCACTGGATGGAGCGCGCCGAGGGGAGCAGCCTTCGCCTGCAGGTGCAGGGCACCCTCGGCTTCGGCCCCACTCTTGCCGCCGGCGCCGACATCCTCAAGGGCCTGACATGGGGCGACGACCCCACCGCCGGTGTGCGCCGCGCATATCTCAGCGCCGAGTCGATGGGGCTTCTAGGCCAGGCCGGCAGGGACTATCTATGGTGGGGCCCGGGCTGGCGTGGCGCCTTCCTGCTCTCAGACAACACCGGCCCGCTCGACTTCGTCCGCGCCTCGATAACATGGGACAGGCTAAGATACACGAAGATCGTCGCCTCT
- the mazG gene encoding nucleoside triphosphate pyrophosphohydrolase has translation MRHTFEDLVAVMARLRGPDGCPWDREQTHASLAPYLLEEAHETLEAISRGDSAALCDELGDLLLQVVFHGQMAKETGAFDAGDIVDGLVRKLISRHPHVFGGTALGTPGEVLAQWHEIKRREAPQRGVFDGIPASLPALARAQKIVERAARQGEENAEPDFRLALEGVRQALDATTVGAAPADATSAEQVPSELVEELLLSVVALAQAAGVDAETTLRAACDRFLEKNEFRGERP, from the coding sequence ATGCGCCACACCTTCGAGGACCTGGTCGCGGTGATGGCCCGCCTGCGCGGGCCTGACGGCTGCCCGTGGGACCGCGAGCAGACGCACGCCTCGCTGGCGCCGTACCTGCTGGAAGAGGCCCACGAGACCCTCGAGGCGATCTCGCGCGGTGATTCCGCCGCGCTGTGCGACGAGTTGGGCGACCTGCTGCTTCAAGTTGTCTTCCACGGCCAGATGGCGAAGGAAACCGGCGCCTTCGATGCGGGTGACATCGTGGACGGCCTGGTGCGCAAGCTGATCTCCCGCCACCCGCACGTCTTCGGGGGGACGGCTCTTGGAACTCCCGGCGAGGTCCTGGCCCAGTGGCACGAGATCAAACGGCGCGAGGCCCCACAGCGGGGGGTCTTCGACGGAATCCCGGCGTCGCTACCGGCGCTGGCCCGCGCGCAGAAGATTGTCGAGCGGGCTGCGCGGCAGGGAGAGGAGAATGCGGAGCCGGATTTCAGGTTGGCGCTGGAGGGAGTCCGGCAGGCCCTCGATGCGACGACGGTCGGTGCGGCACCGGCCGATGCGACGTCGGCCGAGCAGGTGCCGAGCGAGCTGGTCGAGGAACTGCTCCTCTCGGTCGTTGCCTTGGCCCAAGCCGCAGGGGTAGACGCCGAAACGACCCTGCGCGCGGCGTGCGACCGGTTCTTGGAGAAGAACGAGTTCCGAGGAGAGCGGCCCTAG
- the mfd gene encoding transcription-repair coupling factor, producing the protein MAMLLQGLVALLRGAPAYKEIRHALIEGAVQPSVLGPGGSAAACLLAAIVADPKIAGTTPDGTGAPAATLVITPNREAAERLTDDLRAALSGAEIQVVLFPDDPTAVRDRLGVLDALTAGRGAAGGPAAGPTTESQVVVVASAAACAEPLPSPEALAAATLHLRPEQTLPRDRLVAGLESGGYQRVGLVANPGEFAVRGGVVDLFPPDADAPVRLDLWGDEVDSLRAFDPLSQRGLKALPEVTVRPAWLRAEGDAAASLAAHLPSGGLLVFVEPAETMARIAGPAPGRRRLAISAARPPEGRWHEVRLDTGGLEAHGGQTHLFARMLTGMADEGLSVVIASAQADRLAHILADSGIEVSLADRLDAMPPRGRIVAVPVPLARGFRLDSAGLAVATDAEIVGWRRRRPRMRFLREGERLASWVDLSPGDLVVHLHHGIGRYKGLVRLQHGGAEREYLMIEYAAEDRLYVPTDQIGLVQRYIGAEGAQVRIHRLSGAEWEREKRQVKEATREMAASLLTLYAARATAAGHAFGPDTPWQHEMEAAFPYEETPHQRVAIEAVKRDMEAPRPMDRLVAGDVGYGKTEVALRAAFKAVMDGRQVAVVVPTTVLAQQHFNVFCERFAPYPVTVELLSRFRSPGEQKTVLAGLAAGTVDVVIGTHRLLGKDVRFANLGLVIVDEEQRFGVGHKEHLKTLRRSVDVLTLTATPIPRTLHMSLAGLRDLTVMETPPEARLPIHTEIRPQDDDLVRDVIRREIARGGQVYVVHNRVETIGRAARRIRHLVPEARVGIGHGRMSEERLETTMLDFLGGRLDVLVCTTIVEIGLDIQQVNTILIEDAQLMGLAQLYQLRGRVGRADRQAYCYLLYPPRTPLTAEAEQRLRAMAEFVELGSGMGLAMRDLEIRGAGNILGPEQHGHVAAVGFDLYCRLLDEAIREARGEIIEDVRDPALELGVDAHLPVAYLPDENERMACYRRLAAARTTEETETVAAEMEERYGPPPPAARALLEVVRLRIAARGAGVTSIARQDGRFAVRLNESSHLDAAVQDRLRLALGSRAQVTAAGLTVRASGRTFAEQVGPLIETLDLLGRLAARGALRYAGSVRTEEGVPR; encoded by the coding sequence ATGGCCATGCTGCTGCAGGGCCTCGTGGCGCTTCTCCGCGGTGCGCCTGCCTACAAAGAGATCCGCCATGCCCTGATCGAGGGCGCTGTGCAGCCGTCCGTCCTCGGGCCGGGCGGCAGCGCGGCGGCGTGCCTGCTGGCGGCGATCGTCGCCGACCCCAAGATAGCCGGCACGACCCCCGATGGGACGGGCGCCCCAGCGGCCACCCTGGTCATCACCCCGAACCGCGAGGCCGCAGAGCGCTTGACAGACGACCTGCGGGCGGCGCTCTCTGGCGCGGAGATCCAGGTCGTTCTCTTCCCGGACGACCCAACCGCGGTGCGCGATCGCCTGGGGGTGTTGGACGCGCTCACCGCCGGGAGGGGTGCCGCGGGCGGTCCCGCCGCCGGCCCCACCACCGAATCGCAGGTGGTCGTTGTCGCGTCCGCGGCCGCGTGCGCCGAGCCGCTCCCTTCCCCCGAAGCCCTGGCCGCCGCGACGCTCCACCTGCGCCCCGAACAGACGCTGCCGCGCGATCGCCTCGTGGCCGGCCTGGAGTCCGGCGGCTACCAGCGCGTCGGGTTGGTGGCGAATCCGGGCGAGTTCGCGGTGCGCGGCGGCGTCGTGGACCTGTTTCCTCCGGACGCGGACGCGCCTGTCCGCCTCGACCTCTGGGGGGACGAGGTGGACTCACTGCGCGCGTTCGATCCGCTCTCTCAGCGCGGCCTGAAAGCGCTGCCCGAGGTCACGGTGCGGCCGGCATGGCTGCGCGCGGAAGGTGACGCTGCCGCCTCACTCGCGGCGCACCTTCCCTCCGGCGGGCTGCTGGTGTTCGTGGAGCCGGCCGAGACCATGGCGCGGATCGCTGGCCCGGCCCCCGGACGCCGGCGTCTGGCGATATCCGCCGCGCGACCGCCCGAGGGACGCTGGCACGAGGTCCGTTTGGACACCGGTGGTCTTGAAGCCCACGGCGGTCAGACGCACCTGTTCGCCAGGATGCTGACAGGCATGGCAGATGAAGGGCTGAGCGTCGTGATCGCCTCTGCACAGGCCGATCGCCTCGCGCACATCCTGGCAGACTCCGGCATCGAGGTGTCGCTGGCCGACCGCCTCGACGCGATGCCCCCCCGCGGCCGCATCGTGGCCGTCCCCGTTCCCCTTGCGCGGGGATTCCGCCTCGACTCGGCAGGCCTAGCGGTGGCAACCGACGCCGAGATCGTCGGGTGGAGACGGCGCCGGCCCCGGATGCGGTTCCTGCGTGAGGGCGAGCGATTGGCGTCGTGGGTTGACCTATCCCCAGGTGATCTGGTCGTGCACCTGCACCACGGCATCGGTCGCTACAAGGGCCTGGTCCGGCTGCAACACGGCGGCGCGGAACGAGAGTACCTGATGATCGAGTACGCGGCGGAAGACCGTCTCTACGTGCCCACCGACCAGATCGGACTGGTCCAGCGCTACATCGGCGCCGAGGGCGCACAGGTCAGGATCCACCGCCTGAGTGGCGCGGAGTGGGAGCGCGAGAAGCGCCAGGTAAAGGAAGCCACGCGCGAGATGGCGGCCTCGCTGCTGACGCTCTACGCGGCGAGGGCCACGGCGGCCGGGCACGCCTTCGGTCCCGACACTCCCTGGCAGCACGAGATGGAGGCCGCGTTTCCCTACGAGGAAACCCCGCACCAGCGCGTGGCCATTGAAGCGGTCAAGCGCGACATGGAGGCGCCGCGGCCCATGGACCGGCTGGTGGCAGGCGACGTCGGCTACGGAAAGACCGAGGTGGCGCTGCGCGCGGCGTTCAAGGCGGTGATGGACGGCAGGCAGGTGGCAGTGGTGGTCCCGACCACTGTTCTGGCGCAGCAGCACTTCAACGTGTTCTGCGAGCGGTTCGCGCCCTACCCCGTGACCGTGGAGTTGCTCAGCCGCTTCCGCTCGCCCGGCGAGCAGAAGACGGTGCTGGCCGGCCTTGCGGCCGGCACCGTGGATGTGGTAATCGGCACCCACCGGCTTCTGGGCAAAGACGTGCGGTTTGCCAACCTGGGGCTGGTGATCGTGGACGAGGAGCAGCGCTTCGGCGTCGGGCACAAAGAGCACCTCAAGACGCTGCGGCGGAGCGTGGACGTGCTCACCCTCACCGCCACGCCCATCCCGCGCACGCTGCACATGTCGCTGGCAGGCCTGCGTGACCTCACGGTCATGGAAACGCCGCCGGAGGCCCGGCTGCCCATCCACACGGAGATCCGGCCCCAGGACGACGATCTGGTGCGCGACGTGATCCGGCGCGAGATCGCGCGCGGCGGGCAGGTGTACGTGGTGCACAACCGGGTCGAGACAATCGGGCGCGCCGCTCGGCGCATCCGCCACCTGGTGCCCGAGGCGCGCGTCGGGATCGGACACGGACGGATGAGCGAGGAGCGGCTGGAGACCACAATGCTCGACTTCCTGGGCGGGCGTCTCGACGTGCTCGTCTGCACAACCATCGTGGAGATCGGCCTGGACATCCAGCAGGTCAACACGATCCTGATCGAGGACGCGCAGCTGATGGGCCTGGCGCAGCTCTACCAGTTGCGCGGCCGCGTGGGCCGCGCCGACCGGCAGGCGTATTGCTACCTGCTCTACCCGCCCAGGACACCGCTGACGGCCGAGGCCGAGCAGCGGCTGCGGGCCATGGCCGAGTTCGTCGAGTTGGGCTCGGGAATGGGCCTGGCGATGCGGGACCTCGAAATCAGGGGGGCCGGCAACATCCTGGGCCCTGAGCAGCACGGCCACGTGGCGGCTGTGGGCTTCGACCTGTACTGCCGGCTGCTCGACGAGGCGATCCGCGAGGCGCGCGGTGAGATCATCGAGGACGTGCGCGATCCGGCGCTCGAGCTCGGCGTGGACGCGCACCTGCCCGTGGCGTACCTGCCCGACGAGAACGAGCGCATGGCCTGCTACCGGCGCCTGGCAGCGGCGCGGACCACCGAGGAGACAGAAACCGTCGCCGCCGAGATGGAGGAACGCTACGGTCCACCTCCGCCTGCTGCGCGTGCGCTGCTCGAAGTGGTGCGCCTGCGGATCGCGGCACGCGGCGCCGGCGTCACCTCGATTGCGCGCCAGGACGGCCGATTCGCCGTGCGCCTGAACGAGAGCAGTCACCTCGACGCGGCCGTCCAGGATCGGCTGCGTCTGGCGCTGGGCAGTCGGGCCCAGGTCACGGCGGCCGGCCTTACGGTGCGCGCCTCGGGCCGGACCTTCGCCGAGCAGGTCGGACCGCTGATCGAGACACTGGATCTGCTTGGAAGGCTGGCGGCACGCGGCGCGCTGCGGTATGCTGGTTCCGTTCGCACAGAGGAGGGAGTTCCTAGATGA
- a CDS encoding ABC transporter substrate-binding protein, which yields MNRRIAFVLLLVAIPLLGLVAARSRGVRVSPARPVVLATIYPLAEFASRIGGDRVEVRTLVPAGTEAHDFEPGPQDVAAISRARLLIYNGAGFEPWVERLLPTLPTTVGVVRATAGLPLIRTSQGTSASGKPATAGVPGKPATAGVPDPHAWLDPLLAAQMLETILIAFAATDPAGEEAYRQAATVARGELAGLHARFSQGLARCEQRLVVSTHTAFAYLARRYGLEHIGLAGLAPEADPTPAALARLARTLRARGVRVVFVERPASPRAAETLAREIGARTMMLHPVEGLTPEEIAAGANYVTIMDENLRVLREGLGCRQ from the coding sequence ATGAACCGGCGCATCGCCTTCGTGCTCCTCCTCGTCGCCATCCCGCTGCTGGGCCTTGTGGCCGCCCGATCCCGCGGCGTCCGGGTGTCCCCGGCGCGGCCGGTGGTCCTTGCCACGATCTACCCGCTGGCGGAGTTCGCGAGCAGGATCGGCGGCGATCGCGTCGAGGTGCGGACGCTCGTGCCCGCGGGTACGGAGGCCCACGACTTCGAGCCCGGCCCGCAGGACGTGGCCGCGATTAGCCGGGCGCGGTTGCTCATCTACAACGGCGCGGGATTCGAGCCGTGGGTCGAGCGGTTGCTGCCGACTCTCCCAACCACGGTGGGCGTGGTTCGAGCCACCGCCGGCCTGCCTCTGATCAGGACGTCGCAGGGTACGAGCGCCTCCGGCAAGCCCGCGACCGCCGGTGTTCCCGGCAAGCCCGCGACCGCCGGTGTTCCCGATCCCCACGCATGGCTGGATCCCCTGCTGGCGGCGCAGATGCTGGAAACGATTCTGATCGCATTTGCGGCCACCGATCCGGCGGGCGAGGAGGCGTACCGGCAGGCCGCCACCGTTGCCCGCGGAGAGCTCGCCGGACTGCACGCCCGCTTCAGCCAGGGCCTGGCGCGTTGCGAGCAACGGCTGGTGGTGAGCACGCACACCGCGTTTGCATACCTGGCCCGGCGCTACGGTCTCGAGCACATCGGGCTGGCCGGGCTGGCGCCCGAGGCCGATCCGACGCCTGCCGCGCTCGCCCGCCTGGCAAGAACGCTGCGCGCGAGAGGAGTGCGCGTGGTGTTCGTCGAGCGTCCGGCGTCGCCGCGTGCCGCGGAGACCCTCGCCCGCGAGATCGGGGCGCGCACCATGATGCTGCACCCGGTCGAGGGGCTGACGCCCGAGGAGATCGCCGCCGGTGCCAACTACGTCACGATCATGGACGAGAACCTGCGCGTCCTGCGCGAAGGGCTCGGGTGCCGCCAGTGA
- a CDS encoding type II toxin-antitoxin system VapC family toxin — MTAVPAVVVDTSVAVKWSFDEPYSREALHLLEAFEQGRLRPLAPDLIYAEFANTVWKRVSAAHVRAEDGEALIAAFLDLPLEVTPSPIVLPPREHERRLPSGQVGR, encoded by the coding sequence GTGACCGCTGTACCCGCGGTGGTAGTGGACACAAGCGTCGCGGTCAAATGGTCTTTCGATGAGCCGTACTCTCGCGAGGCCCTGCACCTGCTCGAGGCGTTCGAGCAGGGTCGGCTTAGACCCCTGGCCCCGGACCTGATCTATGCCGAGTTCGCGAATACGGTATGGAAGCGGGTCTCCGCGGCCCATGTGAGGGCTGAAGATGGGGAGGCTTTGATCGCGGCCTTCCTCGATCTCCCGCTGGAGGTGACGCCCAGCCCCATCGTGCTCCCACCGAGAGAGCACGAGCGCCGGCTTCCCTCAGGTCAGGTGGGTAGGTGA
- a CDS encoding aspartate kinase: MADLFGAEASTTDRPVRSLVIQKYGGSTVADADRIRKAADRVAQTRRTGDDVVVVVSAMGNTTDELIALANSINPAPPPREMDMLLSTGEQTSIALLSMALGRQGVEAVSLTGSQVGIITDRAHRRARIRRIDREKIMSHLRAGRVVVVAGFQGRESGGDLTTLGPGGADTTAVAVAAALRADRCEVYTHVEGVFTADPRVIPEARLIRRIPYDEMLEMADLGTRVLQPRAVEVAKRFGVTLVVRSSFSHDPGTQVGGGDDMEEVIIRAVTHSCDEIKLVLEAVPDVPGVAARVFRALADAGVKVDMILQGMHHEGRNDIAFTVVRENLDDARRVCQELAVELGARRVGEDAGIAKVSVVGAGISQDAGVAASMFEALAEEGINIDMISTSPLRISCVIARDRAEDAVGALHRRFNLSG; the protein is encoded by the coding sequence ATGGCCGATCTGTTCGGCGCCGAGGCCTCCACGACCGACCGTCCTGTGCGCTCCCTGGTGATCCAGAAGTACGGGGGCAGCACGGTGGCCGATGCGGATCGCATCAGGAAGGCGGCCGACCGCGTGGCACAAACCCGCAGGACCGGCGACGACGTTGTGGTGGTGGTCTCCGCCATGGGGAATACCACCGACGAGTTGATTGCCCTGGCCAACTCCATCAACCCCGCGCCGCCGCCGCGGGAGATGGACATGCTCCTCTCCACCGGCGAGCAGACATCCATCGCCCTGCTGTCTATGGCGCTTGGCCGTCAGGGGGTGGAAGCCGTCTCCCTGACCGGATCTCAGGTTGGGATCATCACCGACCGTGCCCACCGCCGGGCCCGCATTCGCCGGATTGACCGGGAGAAGATCATGAGCCACCTCAGGGCCGGTCGGGTCGTGGTGGTGGCCGGCTTCCAGGGCCGGGAGTCCGGTGGAGACCTAACCACGCTGGGCCCGGGTGGAGCGGATACCACCGCCGTCGCCGTGGCCGCCGCGCTGCGGGCCGACCGTTGCGAGGTCTACACCCATGTCGAAGGCGTGTTCACGGCCGACCCGCGGGTGATCCCCGAGGCCAGGCTCATTCGGCGGATCCCCTACGACGAGATGCTGGAGATGGCGGACCTGGGAACCCGGGTCCTCCAGCCGCGCGCAGTGGAGGTCGCAAAGCGGTTCGGGGTCACGCTGGTGGTTCGATCCAGTTTCAGCCACGATCCGGGCACGCAGGTGGGAGGAGGAGACGATATGGAGGAAGTCATCATCAGGGCGGTCACCCACAGCTGCGACGAGATCAAGCTGGTGTTGGAGGCCGTGCCCGACGTACCGGGGGTAGCGGCCCGGGTGTTCCGGGCCCTGGCAGACGCCGGGGTAAAGGTGGACATGATCCTGCAGGGCATGCACCACGAAGGACGGAACGACATCGCCTTCACCGTGGTCAGGGAGAACCTGGATGACGCGCGCCGCGTCTGCCAGGAGCTGGCGGTTGAGTTGGGCGCCCGCCGTGTGGGCGAGGACGCGGGGATCGCCAAGGTGTCCGTGGTCGGCGCCGGCATCTCGCAGGATGCCGGGGTCGCCGCCTCCATGTTCGAGGCCCTGGCAGAGGAAGGGATCAACATTGACATGATCAGCACGTCCCCCCTGCGCATCTCCTGCGTCATCGCCAGGGACAGGGCCGAGGACGCGGTAGGGGCCCTCCATCGCCGCTTCAACCTGTCAGGCTGA
- a CDS encoding nucleotidyltransferase domain-containing protein, which yields MGRETELAGELKRFFAQEAEDLGITLVYLFGSRAQGAAGPQSDCDVAILFLKEPPASGRYALEHRLGGLLGAGRVDLVVLNRAPVELQYNVIATGRLVYETDRASRVEFEARTLGLYGDFLPVLRRQRRELLEEGDYETGIQRYRAALGAAVDVLAEARASSGKG from the coding sequence ATGGGCCGAGAGACTGAGCTCGCTGGAGAACTGAAGCGGTTCTTCGCCCAGGAGGCCGAGGACCTGGGTATCACGCTGGTCTATCTCTTTGGCTCGCGGGCACAAGGAGCGGCAGGCCCGCAGAGCGACTGCGACGTTGCCATCCTGTTCTTGAAAGAACCCCCTGCCAGCGGTAGATACGCCCTCGAGCACCGGCTCGGCGGGCTCCTGGGAGCCGGCCGCGTGGATCTCGTCGTGCTGAACAGGGCGCCGGTCGAGCTCCAGTACAACGTGATAGCCACGGGCAGGCTTGTCTACGAAACCGATCGCGCAAGCCGCGTGGAGTTCGAGGCCCGGACGCTGGGTCTCTACGGCGACTTCCTGCCCGTGTTGCGCCGCCAGCGAAGAGAACTCCTTGAAGAGGGCGATTATGAAACCGGAATTCAGCGGTATCGAGCGGCGCTTGGAGCGGCTGTTGACGTGCTTGCAGAAGCTCGAGCCTCTTCGGGGAAAGGCTAA